The following is a genomic window from Gymnodinialimonas ceratoperidinii.
ATACCGGCGACGACAAGACGCTCGACGTGCCCGCGGTGGTCGGAATCGGCGGCTCGCTGCTCTACTTCATCGACACCTACGGCGAGCAGAGCCCCTACGAGGCCGAGTTCGAATGGCTCGGCGCACGCGACCCGCGGCCCGAGGGGGCGGGGTTTTTCTACCTCGATCACCTGACCCACAACGTGATGCGCGGCAACATGTCGACCTGGTACGATTTCTACGCCAAGGCTTTCAACTTCAAGGAAATCCGCTTCTTCGACATCAAGGGCAAGCAGACGGGCCTGTTCTCGCGCGCGCTGACGTCTCCTTGCGGCAAGATCCGCATCCCGATCAACGAGAGCGCCGATGATACGTCGCAGATCGAGGAATACCTCAACGAATACAAGGGCGAGGGCATCCAGCACATCGCCGTGGCAACGAACGACATCTACACCAGCGTGGACCAGATTGCCGAGAACGGGATCGAGTTCATGCCGCCCCCGCCCGAGACCTATTACGCGATGAGCCATCGCCGCGTGCATGATCACGAGGAGCCGCTTGATCGGATGAAGAAGCACGGCATCCTGATTGACGGCGAGGGTGTCGTCGACGGTGGCGTGACGCG
Proteins encoded in this region:
- the hppD gene encoding 4-hydroxyphenylpyruvate dioxygenase, which gives rise to MGPFPHDAPKSVIDETNVAGTDGFEFVEFAHPNPAELEKLFTAMGYEEVARHRTKDISLYRQGDINYIINREPGTHAARFVDDHGPCAPAMAWRVVDAAHALKCAVDYGAEEYTGDDKTLDVPAVVGIGGSLLYFIDTYGEQSPYEAEFEWLGARDPRPEGAGFFYLDHLTHNVMRGNMSTWYDFYAKAFNFKEIRFFDIKGKQTGLFSRALTSPCGKIRIPINESADDTSQIEEYLNEYKGEGIQHIAVATNDIYTSVDQIAENGIEFMPPPPETYYAMSHRRVHDHEEPLDRMKKHGILIDGEGVVDGGVTRVLLQIFSKTVIGPIFFEFIQRKGDDGFGEGNFKALFESIEEDQIQRGVI